In Achromobacter xylosoxidans A8, a single window of DNA contains:
- a CDS encoding MaoC family dehydratase N-terminal domain-containing protein: MTSTDPAAWIGSGERKTDAMDPGHAARIAATLGGPAPAQGDALPPLWQWAFFISTVDMDGLGTDGHPARGGFLPPAQDRNRMWAGGRVEFRQPLKVGVPAERESTVIDVKEKAGRTGALLFVTVRHEFRQEGVVAIHEEQDIVYRQPTPPKLSGSEPAPQAQWRDTVEPSPVLLFRYSAVTFNGHRIHYDHPYVTGTEGYPGLVVHGPLIATEMVAAFTRAHPQARLTHLAYRGLRPLIAPTPFQVAGRLTEPGVAQLWAEQDGTLAHQAELRFTE; encoded by the coding sequence ATGACATCTACAGATCCGGCCGCATGGATCGGCAGCGGTGAACGCAAGACGGACGCCATGGACCCCGGCCATGCCGCGCGCATCGCGGCCACGCTGGGCGGCCCCGCACCGGCCCAGGGCGATGCCTTGCCTCCGCTGTGGCAATGGGCGTTCTTCATTTCCACGGTGGACATGGACGGGCTGGGGACAGATGGCCATCCGGCGCGCGGCGGCTTCCTGCCGCCGGCCCAGGACCGCAACCGCATGTGGGCGGGCGGCCGGGTGGAGTTCCGCCAGCCGCTGAAGGTTGGCGTGCCCGCGGAACGCGAGTCCACCGTGATCGACGTCAAGGAAAAAGCGGGGCGCACCGGCGCGCTGCTGTTCGTGACGGTGCGGCATGAGTTCCGCCAGGAAGGCGTAGTGGCCATCCACGAAGAACAGGACATCGTCTACCGTCAGCCGACCCCGCCCAAGCTCAGCGGCAGCGAGCCCGCGCCGCAGGCCCAATGGCGCGATACCGTCGAGCCGTCGCCGGTGCTGCTGTTCCGCTATTCGGCGGTGACCTTCAACGGCCATCGCATCCATTACGACCATCCCTACGTGACCGGGACCGAGGGCTATCCCGGGCTGGTGGTGCACGGTCCGCTGATCGCCACGGAGATGGTCGCCGCCTTTACCCGGGCCCACCCGCAGGCGCGCCTGACCCATCTGGCGTATCGCGGCCTGCGTCCGCTGATTGCGCCCACGCCCTTCCAGGTGGCTGGCCGCTTGACCGAACCGGGCGTGGCCCAGCTCTGGGCCGAGCAGGACGGCACGCTGGCCCACCAAGCTGAACTGAGGTTTACCGAATGA
- a CDS encoding CaiB/BaiF CoA transferase family protein encodes MSIEAPRPLDGITVVSLEHAIAAPFCTRQLADMGARVIKIERPGGGDFARGYDERVRGLSSHFVWTNRSKESLTLDLKREEAGGVMERLLETADVLVQNLAPGAAARLGLSFDALHKKYPRLIVCDISGYGEGGPYQDKKAYDLLIQSESGFLSVTGTKDDPVKAGCSIADISAGMYAYSAILNALLLRQKTGLGSRLDVSMLESMVEWMGFPMYYAFEGGTPPVRAGAAHASIYPYGPFPVGDGATIMLGLQNEREWRVFCAQVLRQAELAEDPRFISNSLRTANRDDLRALIVAAFADLSIEQVTQRLEDAQIANARVNDMAGVWAHPQLQARGRWSQVDSPAGVLPALLPPASSNAFAPRMAAVPAVGQNTDAVLASLGYAPDQVAQFHASEVV; translated from the coding sequence ATGAGCATCGAGGCCCCCCGTCCCCTGGACGGCATCACCGTCGTCAGCCTGGAACACGCCATTGCCGCGCCGTTCTGCACCCGCCAGCTGGCGGACATGGGCGCGCGCGTCATCAAGATCGAACGCCCCGGTGGCGGCGACTTCGCCCGCGGCTACGACGAGCGCGTGCGCGGCCTGTCCTCGCATTTCGTCTGGACCAACCGGTCCAAGGAAAGCCTGACGCTGGACCTCAAGCGCGAGGAGGCGGGCGGCGTGATGGAGCGCCTGCTGGAGACGGCCGACGTGCTGGTGCAGAATCTGGCGCCAGGCGCCGCCGCGCGCCTGGGCCTGTCTTTTGATGCCCTGCACAAAAAGTACCCGCGCCTGATCGTCTGCGACATCTCGGGCTACGGCGAGGGCGGGCCCTACCAGGACAAGAAGGCCTACGACCTGCTGATCCAGAGCGAAAGCGGCTTCCTGTCGGTGACCGGCACCAAGGACGATCCGGTCAAGGCCGGCTGTTCCATCGCCGACATCTCCGCCGGCATGTACGCCTATTCCGCGATCCTGAACGCCTTGCTGCTGCGACAGAAAACGGGCCTGGGCAGCCGCCTGGACGTCTCCATGCTGGAAAGCATGGTCGAGTGGATGGGATTCCCCATGTATTACGCGTTCGAGGGCGGCACGCCGCCTGTGCGCGCGGGCGCGGCGCACGCGTCCATCTATCCCTACGGCCCGTTCCCCGTGGGCGACGGCGCCACCATCATGCTGGGCCTGCAGAACGAGCGCGAGTGGCGCGTGTTCTGCGCCCAGGTGCTGCGCCAGGCGGAACTGGCGGAAGACCCGCGCTTCATCTCCAATTCGCTGCGTACCGCCAACCGCGATGACTTGCGCGCGCTGATCGTGGCTGCGTTCGCCGACTTGTCCATTGAACAGGTGACGCAGCGGCTGGAAGACGCGCAGATCGCCAACGCGCGCGTCAACGACATGGCCGGCGTCTGGGCGCACCCGCAGCTACAGGCCCGCGGCCGCTGGAGCCAGGTCGACAGCCCCGCAGGCGTTCTGCCCGCGCTGCTGCCCCCGGCCAGCAGCAACGCCTTCGCGCCGCGTATGGCGGCGGTGCCCGCGGTGGGCCAAAATACCGATGCGGTGCTAGCATCATTGGGATACGCGCCCGATCAGGTGGCGCAGTTCCATGCATCGGAGGTCGTGTGA
- a CDS encoding HpcH/HpaI aldolase/citrate lyase family protein — MTHPVVRSALFVPASRPERIPKALAAGADAVIVDLEDAVEHLAKASAREALCDFLGTNPGARLWVRINDASTSWHDDDLKACRGKPGVAGVLLPKAESLAQVRHVVQAGLRVIPILESAQGILNVAEVAATPGVERLAFGSLDYGLDLGLTPDTPGAETVLDQARVQVLLHSRAAGLAPALDGVFPGVQDQSGLAHAAARAQQMGFGGMLCIHPTQVPVIHAAFVPAAQELAWARRVIATHRDTSAGTFMLDGKMVDAPVIARARLVLAQAGETTGF, encoded by the coding sequence GTGACGCATCCCGTTGTCCGTAGCGCGCTGTTCGTGCCGGCTTCGCGCCCCGAGCGCATTCCCAAGGCGCTGGCCGCCGGGGCCGACGCCGTCATTGTCGATCTGGAAGATGCGGTGGAGCATCTGGCCAAGGCCTCCGCGCGGGAAGCGCTGTGCGATTTCCTGGGAACGAATCCCGGCGCGCGGCTGTGGGTGCGGATCAACGATGCCTCCACTTCCTGGCACGACGACGACCTCAAGGCCTGCCGCGGCAAGCCCGGGGTGGCCGGCGTGCTGCTGCCCAAGGCCGAAAGCCTGGCGCAGGTGCGCCACGTGGTCCAGGCGGGTCTGCGCGTGATTCCCATTCTGGAAAGCGCCCAGGGCATACTCAATGTTGCTGAAGTCGCCGCCACCCCCGGGGTCGAGCGCCTGGCGTTCGGCAGCCTGGATTACGGCCTGGACTTGGGATTGACACCCGATACGCCGGGCGCGGAGACGGTGCTGGACCAGGCGCGCGTGCAGGTGCTGCTGCACAGCCGCGCCGCCGGCCTGGCGCCGGCCCTGGACGGCGTGTTCCCGGGCGTCCAGGATCAGTCCGGGCTGGCGCACGCCGCGGCTCGCGCGCAGCAGATGGGGTTCGGCGGCATGCTGTGCATCCATCCCACGCAGGTGCCGGTGATCCATGCGGCCTTCGTGCCTGCGGCGCAGGAACTGGCATGGGCGCGCCGCGTCATCGCCACGCACCGCGACACCTCGGCCGGCACCTTCATGCTGGACGGCAAGATGGTCGACGCGCCCGTCATCGCGCGCGCGCGGCTGGTGCTGGCGCAGGCGGGCGAAACCACCGGTTTCTAG
- a CDS encoding sugar kinase, which translates to MSEALFIGHTYIDVTVLADEWPTGDEKSVARDYAVSFGGNAVTAAFACARLGTPPDLICSLASDWLGHMYTDMAAAHGVSLHARKVGRSSLSFIMPNHGKRAIVRARDVDYLNDFPRLDIGGYRALHLDGHQPDAALHYAQACRQAGVLTSLDGGGVRENTDELLRYIDVAVCAERMCEQLGLTPQGLLDLLKARGCRIGAVTMGEHGMLWYDETGTVAVLPALEVPAASIVDTSGAGDVFHGAYVWSYLNRPELPWAEHFTFARAASSHKIQHLGNEAGLPRVEDVERALMAYAPKE; encoded by the coding sequence ATGAGCGAAGCGCTCTTCATCGGACATACTTATATCGACGTCACCGTGCTGGCGGACGAGTGGCCCACGGGCGATGAAAAAAGCGTGGCGCGCGACTACGCCGTGTCTTTCGGCGGCAATGCGGTGACGGCGGCGTTTGCCTGCGCGCGGCTGGGCACGCCGCCCGATCTGATCTGCTCGCTGGCTTCGGATTGGCTGGGCCACATGTACACGGACATGGCGGCGGCGCACGGGGTCTCGCTGCATGCGCGCAAGGTGGGCCGGTCGTCCCTGTCCTTCATCATGCCCAATCACGGCAAGCGCGCCATCGTGCGCGCGCGCGACGTGGATTACCTGAACGATTTTCCCAGGCTGGACATCGGCGGCTATCGCGCCCTGCACCTGGACGGCCATCAACCGGACGCCGCCCTGCACTACGCGCAGGCCTGCAGGCAGGCGGGCGTGCTGACCTCGCTGGATGGCGGGGGTGTGCGCGAGAACACCGATGAATTGCTGCGCTATATCGACGTGGCGGTCTGCGCGGAGCGCATGTGCGAACAGTTGGGGCTCACGCCGCAGGGGCTGCTGGATCTGCTGAAGGCCCGCGGCTGCCGCATAGGCGCCGTGACCATGGGCGAGCACGGCATGCTCTGGTACGACGAGACGGGGACGGTGGCAGTCCTGCCCGCGCTGGAGGTGCCGGCCGCCAGCATCGTCGATACCTCGGGGGCCGGGGACGTGTTCCACGGCGCCTACGTCTGGTCCTATCTGAACCGTCCGGAGCTGCCCTGGGCGGAGCACTTCACGTTCGCGCGCGCCGCCTCGTCCCATAAGATCCAGCATCTGGGCAATGAAGCGGGCCTGCCGCGGGTCGAGGACGTGGAGCGCGCGCTGATGGCCTACGCGCCGAAGGAGTAG
- a CDS encoding 2-amino-4-hydroxy-6-hydroxymethyldihydropteridine diphosphokinase, translated as MSATALVRAYVGLGANLGDGAATLRRVLAELKETDGIVAVTASPFYRTAPVEASGPDFTNAVAALDTRLAPLALLDALQALENLHGRERPYKNAPRTLDLDLLLYGDTALDHERLVLPHPRMHLRAFVLMPLRDLAPGLSLQGKLIDHWIGTIHDQPIARIAD; from the coding sequence ATGTCCGCAACAGCCCTCGTCCGCGCCTATGTCGGCCTGGGCGCCAATCTGGGCGACGGCGCAGCAACCCTGCGCCGTGTCTTGGCCGAATTGAAGGAAACCGACGGCATCGTGGCGGTGACAGCATCGCCGTTCTATCGCACCGCGCCGGTGGAAGCCTCTGGACCGGATTTCACCAATGCCGTGGCAGCGCTGGACACGCGCCTGGCGCCGCTGGCCCTGCTGGACGCGTTGCAGGCGCTGGAAAATCTGCATGGCCGCGAGCGGCCCTACAAGAACGCGCCGCGCACGCTGGACCTGGACCTGCTGCTGTATGGCGACACCGCGCTGGACCATGAGCGGCTGGTTCTGCCGCATCCCCGCATGCACCTGCGCGCCTTCGTGCTGATGCCCTTGCGCGATCTTGCTCCCGGGCTGTCGCTGCAAGGCAAGCTCATCGACCACTGGATCGGCACGATCCACGACCAGCCGATAGCACGCATCGCGGACTGA
- the pcnB gene encoding polynucleotide adenylyltransferase PcnB — MITETIKKFVGRLFAPAPRGPLRIARDKHGIDRRNVSRHAIKVCEVLRQHGYDAYIVGGAVRDLIVGLEPKDFDVATNATPEQIRPLFRRARIIGRRFQLVHVVFGQEIIETSTFRAPASEDQETDEHGRILRDNVFGSHEEDAARRDFTMNALYYDPHNEEVIDFHNGVADLKKRQVRIIGDPAKRYREDPVRMLRAVRFAAKLNGTIDPATRQPISTMAELIDNVPASRLFDEMLKLLTCGHAMDCLRQLRADGLHKGLLPLLDVVLEQPGGEHFVELALERTDARVRSGKTISPSFLFAALLWQQVEARWKQLRAQGEHTIPALSQAADSVLDEQTEKLAIQRRFSSDMREIWFMQPRFERRMGKTIYRMIEQPRFRAACDFLQLRAAAGEFDSVLAQWWMDLANADDVTRSEMIEEVARQPREAGDAPAAAPRKRRRPRRSPSRGTPSAD, encoded by the coding sequence ATGATCACTGAAACCATAAAAAAATTCGTCGGCCGACTGTTCGCGCCGGCACCCCGGGGGCCGTTGCGCATCGCGCGCGACAAACACGGCATCGACCGCCGCAACGTCTCGCGCCACGCGATCAAGGTCTGCGAGGTGCTGCGCCAGCATGGCTATGACGCCTACATCGTCGGCGGCGCCGTGCGTGACCTGATCGTGGGCCTGGAGCCCAAGGACTTCGACGTGGCCACCAACGCCACGCCCGAGCAGATCCGCCCGCTGTTCCGCCGCGCCCGCATCATCGGCCGCCGCTTCCAGCTGGTGCACGTGGTCTTCGGCCAGGAAATCATCGAAACCTCCACCTTCCGCGCGCCCGCCTCGGAAGACCAGGAGACCGACGAGCACGGCCGCATCCTGCGCGACAACGTGTTCGGCTCGCACGAAGAAGACGCGGCGCGCCGCGACTTCACCATGAACGCGCTCTATTACGACCCGCACAACGAGGAAGTCATCGACTTCCACAACGGCGTGGCCGACCTCAAGAAGCGCCAGGTCCGCATCATCGGCGACCCGGCCAAGCGCTATCGCGAAGACCCGGTCCGCATGCTGCGCGCCGTGCGCTTCGCCGCCAAGCTCAACGGCACGATAGACCCGGCCACGCGCCAGCCTATCAGCACCATGGCCGAGCTCATCGACAACGTGCCGGCCTCGCGCCTGTTCGACGAAATGCTCAAGCTGCTGACCTGCGGCCATGCCATGGACTGCCTGCGCCAGCTGCGCGCCGACGGCCTGCACAAGGGCCTCCTGCCCCTGCTGGACGTGGTGCTGGAGCAGCCCGGCGGCGAACATTTCGTGGAGTTGGCGCTGGAACGCACCGACGCGCGCGTGCGCTCCGGCAAGACCATCAGCCCCAGCTTCCTGTTTGCCGCGCTGCTATGGCAGCAGGTCGAGGCGCGCTGGAAGCAGCTGCGGGCGCAGGGCGAACACACCATTCCCGCGCTGTCGCAGGCCGCCGATTCGGTGCTGGACGAACAGACCGAAAAGCTCGCCATCCAGCGCCGCTTCTCGTCGGACATGCGCGAGATCTGGTTCATGCAGCCGCGTTTCGAACGCCGCATGGGCAAGACCATCTACCGCATGATCGAGCAGCCGCGCTTCCGCGCCGCCTGCGATTTCCTGCAGTTGCGCGCCGCCGCCGGCGAATTCGACAGCGTGCTGGCGCAATGGTGGATGGACCTGGCCAACGCCGACGACGTCACCCGCAGCGAGATGATCGAAGAAGTGGCCCGCCAGCCGCGCGAAGCCGGCGATGCGCCGGCCGCCGCCCCGCGCAAGCGCCGCCGCCCGCGCCGTTCGCCGTCGCGCGGCACGCCCAGCGCCGACTGA
- a CDS encoding HAD family hydrolase has protein sequence MTSRRLALFDLDHTLLPLDSDYQWADYLARTGRAGDPAEARRQNDDLMDRYNRGELTAEQAAEFMLGLLAAHTPYDLAAWHEAFMEEVIRPSMTPAARDLVQSHLEAGDLCAVVTATNSFVTAPIARAFGVPHLVATDAEYLRGRYTGRILGTPSFKEGKVVRVNDWLAGMGLGLADFSESFFYSDSVNDVPLLEKVTRPIAANPSPTLRGIAQERGWQVIDLFDHMEDSKS, from the coding sequence ATGACCTCCCGACGTCTCGCCCTGTTCGACCTGGATCACACCCTGTTGCCGCTGGATAGCGACTACCAATGGGCCGACTATCTGGCACGCACGGGCCGCGCCGGGGATCCCGCCGAAGCCCGCCGCCAAAACGACGATCTGATGGATCGCTACAACCGCGGCGAGCTCACCGCCGAGCAGGCCGCCGAGTTCATGCTCGGACTGCTGGCCGCGCACACGCCCTATGACCTGGCGGCCTGGCACGAAGCCTTCATGGAAGAAGTGATCCGCCCGTCCATGACGCCCGCCGCGCGCGACCTGGTGCAATCGCACCTGGAAGCCGGCGACCTGTGCGCGGTGGTCACGGCCACCAACAGCTTCGTCACCGCCCCCATCGCACGCGCCTTCGGCGTGCCCCACCTCGTGGCCACCGACGCGGAATACCTGCGCGGGCGCTACACCGGCCGCATCCTGGGCACGCCCAGCTTCAAGGAAGGCAAGGTGGTGCGCGTCAACGACTGGCTGGCCGGCATGGGATTGGGGCTTGCGGATTTTTCGGAATCGTTTTTCTATAGCGATTCGGTCAACGATGTACCGCTGCTGGAAAAAGTGACCCGTCCGATCGCCGCCAACCCCAGCCCCACCCTGCGCGGCATCGCCCAGGAACGCGGCTGGCAAGTGATCGACTTGTTCGACCACATGGAAGATTCGAAGTCCTAA
- the hda gene encoding DnaA regulatory inactivator Hda, producing MNRQLLLDVLPAPAPSLNNYIAGPNGEALAAVRALIPGRALYIWGAAGCGRTHLLRALTARPDAVYIDAETGENMLRRLAEADSKSPMPKFVAVDDVHRMNDSRQAALFALYNRWRESAATGRAFALALAGDRAPLSMPLREDLRTRLGWDLVFRLDPLSDADKLAALSAQAAERGMHLAPEIINWMLTHHERDIRKLAELIDALDRYSLATGRPITLPLLRAMLADPDSQRT from the coding sequence ATGAACCGCCAGCTGCTGCTCGACGTTCTTCCCGCGCCAGCGCCATCGCTGAACAACTATATCGCCGGCCCCAACGGGGAAGCGCTGGCGGCGGTGCGCGCGCTGATTCCGGGCCGCGCCCTGTACATCTGGGGCGCCGCGGGCTGCGGCCGCACCCATCTGCTGCGCGCGCTGACCGCCCGCCCCGACGCCGTCTATATCGACGCCGAAACGGGCGAAAACATGCTGCGCCGCCTGGCCGAAGCCGATTCCAAGTCGCCCATGCCCAAGTTCGTCGCGGTTGACGACGTGCACCGTATGAACGACAGCCGCCAGGCCGCCCTGTTCGCGCTCTACAACCGCTGGCGCGAATCCGCCGCCACCGGCCGCGCCTTCGCCCTGGCGCTGGCGGGCGACCGCGCCCCGCTGTCGATGCCGCTGCGCGAGGACCTGCGCACGCGCCTGGGCTGGGACCTGGTGTTCCGCCTGGACCCGCTGTCCGACGCCGACAAGCTGGCCGCCCTGTCGGCCCAGGCGGCCGAACGTGGCATGCACCTGGCGCCCGAAATCATCAACTGGATGCTCACGCACCACGAGCGCGACATCCGCAAGCTGGCGGAGCTGATCGACGCGCTGGACCGTTATTCCCTGGCCACCGGCCGTCCCATCACCCTGCCTCTGTTGCGGGCCATGCTCGCAGACCCTGATTCACAACGCACATGA
- the purM gene encoding phosphoribosylformylglycinamidine cyclo-ligase, which produces MTNQPTAPLTYRDAGVDIDAGDALVDRIKPLAARTMRPGVLAGIGGFGGLFEVPKSYKEPVLVSGTDGVGTKLRLAFDWNRHDTVGIDLVAMSVNDILVQGAEPLFFLDYFGCGKLSVDTAAAVVGGIAKGCELSGCALIGGETAEMPGMYPDGEYDLAGFAVGAVEKSAIITGQSIKTGDVVLGLASSGAHSNGYSLLRKILERANAKPDDDFHGQPLVDVVMAPTRIYVKQVLAALAKHGAAIKGLAHITGGGLLDNVPRILQPGLSAQLHRANWEMPKLFQWLQQQGQVEDTEMYRVFNCGIGMVLVVDPAQAEAIAATLREQGETVSTLGEIVEQKEGMAQTFVV; this is translated from the coding sequence ATGACGAATCAACCTACCGCCCCTCTGACCTACCGCGATGCCGGTGTCGACATCGACGCAGGCGACGCCCTGGTCGACCGTATCAAACCGCTTGCGGCGCGCACCATGCGTCCCGGGGTGCTGGCCGGTATCGGCGGCTTTGGCGGCCTGTTCGAAGTGCCGAAGTCGTACAAGGAACCCGTGCTGGTCTCGGGTACCGACGGCGTGGGCACCAAGCTGCGCCTGGCGTTCGACTGGAACCGCCACGACACCGTGGGTATCGACCTGGTCGCCATGAGCGTCAACGACATCCTGGTGCAAGGCGCGGAACCGCTGTTCTTCCTGGACTATTTCGGCTGCGGCAAGCTGTCGGTGGATACGGCGGCCGCGGTGGTGGGCGGCATCGCCAAGGGCTGCGAGCTGTCGGGCTGCGCGCTGATCGGCGGTGAAACCGCCGAAATGCCGGGCATGTACCCGGACGGCGAGTACGACCTGGCCGGTTTCGCGGTGGGCGCGGTCGAAAAGTCCGCCATCATCACCGGCCAGTCGATCAAGACGGGCGACGTGGTGCTGGGCCTGGCTTCCAGCGGCGCGCACTCCAACGGCTATTCGCTGCTGCGCAAGATCCTCGAACGCGCCAACGCCAAGCCCGACGACGATTTCCACGGCCAGCCGCTGGTCGACGTGGTCATGGCGCCGACCCGCATTTACGTGAAGCAGGTGCTGGCCGCGCTGGCCAAGCACGGCGCAGCCATCAAGGGCCTGGCCCACATCACCGGCGGCGGCCTGCTGGACAACGTGCCGCGCATCCTGCAGCCCGGCCTGTCGGCCCAACTGCACCGCGCCAACTGGGAAATGCCCAAGCTGTTCCAGTGGCTGCAACAGCAGGGCCAGGTCGAGGACACCGAGATGTATCGCGTCTTCAACTGCGGCATCGGCATGGTGCTGGTGGTGGATCCGGCACAGGCCGAAGCCATCGCGGCCACGTTGCGCGAGCAGGGCGAGACCGTCAGCACGCTGGGCGAAATCGTCGAGCAGAAGGAAGGCATGGCGCAGACCTTCGTGGTGTAA
- the miaA gene encoding tRNA (adenosine(37)-N6)-dimethylallyltransferase MiaA: MSPSSSPNAAPLVICLAGPTAAGKSASTLALAERWPLEIVNVDSATIYRGMDIGTAKPSPEEQALVPQHLLDILDPIQSYSAADFVADALRLIDEIRARGRIPLLAGGTMMYYKALRDGLDDLPQADPALRAELEARATTQGWPALHAELALLDPPTAARLAPNDSQRIQRALEICMLSGQPMSALLLRGQRPRADQGNQYLTISLEPSDRAALHARIEQRFDAMLDRGLLDEVRALRARGDLHTGLPSVRCVGYRQMWSHLDGEVDLATAREQGIAATRQLAKRQITWLRAQPERVIVDCLAADAVAQTIDAMAIALAERA, translated from the coding sequence TTGTCGCCGTCCTCCTCCCCCAACGCGGCGCCGCTGGTGATCTGCCTGGCCGGCCCTACCGCGGCCGGCAAAAGCGCCTCCACCCTGGCGCTGGCCGAACGCTGGCCGCTGGAAATCGTCAACGTCGATTCGGCCACGATCTATCGCGGCATGGACATCGGTACGGCCAAGCCCTCGCCAGAAGAACAGGCGCTGGTGCCGCAGCATCTGCTGGACATCCTCGATCCCATCCAGTCGTACTCCGCCGCCGACTTCGTCGCCGATGCGCTGCGCCTGATCGACGAGATCCGCGCACGCGGGCGCATCCCGCTGCTGGCGGGCGGCACCATGATGTACTACAAGGCGCTGCGCGACGGCCTGGACGATCTGCCCCAGGCCGATCCGGCGCTGCGCGCCGAGCTCGAAGCGCGCGCCACCACCCAGGGCTGGCCCGCGCTGCACGCCGAACTGGCGCTGCTGGACCCGCCCACCGCCGCGCGCCTGGCGCCCAACGACAGCCAGCGCATCCAGCGCGCGCTGGAAATCTGCATGCTGTCCGGCCAGCCCATGTCCGCCCTGCTGCTGCGCGGCCAGCGCCCGCGCGCCGACCAGGGCAACCAGTACCTCACCATCAGCCTGGAACCCTCCGACCGCGCCGCCCTGCATGCCCGCATCGAGCAACGCTTCGACGCCATGCTGGACCGCGGCCTGCTCGATGAAGTGCGCGCCCTGCGCGCCCGGGGCGATCTGCACACCGGTCTGCCTTCCGTGCGCTGCGTGGGCTACCGGCAGATGTGGTCCCACCTGGATGGCGAGGTCGACCTGGCCACGGCCCGCGAACAAGGCATCGCCGCCACGCGCCAGCTGGCCAAGCGCCAGATCACCTGGCTGCGCGCGCAACCCGAGCGCGTCATCGTCGACTGCCTGGCGGCGGATGCCGTGGCGCAGACCATAGACGCGATGGCCATCGCCCTGGCGGAACGGGCCTAG